A region from the Paenibacillus humicola genome encodes:
- a CDS encoding peroxiredoxin, translating into MAERLVGRPAPDFTMETALGNGQEFGKVSLSDYKGKWLVFFFYPLDFTFVCPTEITALSEAAGEFSKLNTEILGVSVDSIHSHRAWINTPVNDNGLGKLNFPLASDITKKVASDYGVLIEEEGVALRGLFIINPEGELQYQVVNHNNIGRSVEETLRVLQALQSGGLCPINWKPGDKHLVAK; encoded by the coding sequence ATGGCAGAACGTTTGGTTGGCCGTCCGGCTCCGGATTTCACCATGGAAACGGCGCTCGGCAACGGACAGGAATTCGGGAAGGTGTCCCTTTCGGACTACAAAGGCAAATGGCTCGTATTCTTCTTCTATCCGCTCGATTTCACGTTCGTTTGCCCGACGGAAATTACCGCTCTGAGCGAAGCGGCAGGCGAGTTCAGCAAGCTCAATACGGAAATTCTCGGCGTAAGCGTCGACAGCATCCACAGCCACCGCGCCTGGATCAATACGCCGGTCAACGATAACGGCCTCGGCAAGCTGAACTTCCCGCTTGCTTCGGATATTACGAAGAAAGTGGCGAGCGACTACGGCGTCTTGATCGAAGAAGAAGGCGTCGCGCTGCGCGGCCTGTTCATTATCAATCCGGAAGGCGAGCTTCAGTATCAAGTCGTTAACCACAACAACATCGGCCGCAGCGTCGAAGAAACGCTGCGCGTCTTGCAGGCGCTGCAATCCGGCGGTCTGTGCCCGATCAACTGGAAACCGGGCGACAAGCATCTGGTTGCGAAATAA
- a CDS encoding hydroxypyruvate isomerase family protein has protein sequence MKFSVSIPAVMRGDKLTTADKIRRAGAIGYRAYEMWGWWDEDLDAVRQAADEYGMEAGSICTRFVPLVDPSRRTEYIAGLKESVEAAKRLGCRYLISQAGNALEGASHESQAASLVEGLRLSAPILEQSDITLVLEPLNTRVDHPGYFLEKAEEGAWLVRAVGSRSVKLLYDVYHQQITEGNLIPTIKSNMDVIDYFHIADHPGRHEIGTGEIHYANVLRAVKSTGYDGFVGLEYFPSADAEETLRRFLEEFGHLA, from the coding sequence ATGAAATTTTCCGTTTCTATTCCTGCAGTGATGCGGGGAGACAAGCTGACGACGGCGGATAAAATCAGAAGGGCGGGGGCGATCGGGTACCGGGCTTACGAGATGTGGGGCTGGTGGGACGAGGATTTGGATGCCGTCAGGCAGGCCGCGGACGAGTACGGCATGGAAGCCGGCTCGATCTGCACAAGGTTCGTTCCGCTCGTAGATCCGTCGAGGCGCACCGAATATATTGCCGGACTGAAGGAAAGCGTGGAAGCGGCAAAACGGCTCGGCTGCCGCTACCTCATCAGTCAGGCGGGCAACGCGCTGGAAGGGGCGAGCCATGAAAGTCAGGCGGCCTCGCTCGTCGAAGGTCTTCGCCTGTCGGCGCCGATTCTGGAGCAATCGGACATTACGCTTGTTTTGGAACCGCTTAATACGCGCGTCGACCATCCGGGCTATTTCCTCGAGAAGGCGGAGGAGGGGGCCTGGCTCGTGCGGGCGGTCGGCAGCCGCAGCGTGAAGCTGCTGTACGACGTCTACCACCAGCAAATTACCGAAGGCAATCTGATCCCGACGATCAAAAGCAACATGGACGTCATCGATTATTTCCATATCGCCGATCACCCGGGGCGGCACGAGATCGGTACCGGCGAGATCCATTACGCGAATGTGCTGCGGGCCGTCAAAAGCACCGGCTACGACGGTTTTGTCGGACTTGAATATTTTCCTTCGGCGGATGCCGAGGAGACGCTCCGGCGGTTTTTGGAGGAGTTCGGTCATTTGGCCTAA
- a CDS encoding sulfite oxidase-like oxidoreductase has protein sequence MSTIQERVPPGQRVTEGFPVLHHGSVPYYNDMGKWDLRIFGLVEEEVQISYKEFMALPKREFRNDIHCVTTWSKLDNVWEGVAVSELMKRVKLKDGANYVMLHAEHGWTTNLPLADFMLDTSFLAMRHNGQLLTPEHGYPVRMVVPHLYFWKSAKWLRGIEFMAADKPGFWEQNGYSMYGDPWLEQRYDFD, from the coding sequence GTGTCCACGATTCAAGAGCGCGTACCGCCAGGCCAACGCGTAACCGAAGGCTTCCCCGTTCTGCACCACGGCAGCGTGCCGTATTACAATGACATGGGCAAATGGGATCTGCGCATTTTCGGTCTGGTCGAGGAAGAGGTCCAGATTAGCTATAAGGAGTTTATGGCCCTGCCGAAGCGGGAGTTCCGCAACGATATTCACTGCGTCACGACGTGGTCGAAGCTGGATAACGTATGGGAGGGAGTGGCCGTATCGGAGCTGATGAAGCGGGTGAAGCTGAAGGACGGCGCCAACTATGTCATGCTGCATGCCGAGCACGGCTGGACGACGAATTTGCCGCTGGCGGATTTTATGCTCGACACGTCGTTTCTGGCCATGCGGCATAACGGGCAGCTGCTGACGCCGGAGCACGGCTATCCCGTGCGCATGGTCGTCCCGCATCTGTATTTCTGGAAAAGCGCCAAGTGGCTGCGCGGCATCGAGTTTATGGCTGCGGACAAGCCGGGCTTCTGGGAGCAAAATGGCTACAGCATGTACGGAGATCCTTGGCTCGAACAAAGATACGATTTTGATTAA
- the sigI gene encoding RNA polymerase sigma factor SigI, which produces MPSGCLHPLKSVRQHENYHCEVERLLLVLIKRFFGKQGPVQQPPDEDGPDAPEAIVERIRAGEASRDEFIQAYKPYIVKVTSRFCKRYIDPARDDEFSIALSAFDEAISQYASHAGKSFLGFAETVIRRRLIDHVRKEQRHSHTIPYSSFDMIDEEEQTVNPIEIQEAMQRYEADREAGERRLEIADYHKRLGRFGISFAELPELSPKHTDSRRLLVSIGLLLAGRNALFETLQASQKLPVKELCELAGVSRKTIERNRKYIIAIALLHHGDFPYLQQYLQPMPDPKADEERGARA; this is translated from the coding sequence TTGCCGAGCGGCTGTTTGCACCCCCTCAAGTCCGTCAGGCAGCACGAAAACTATCATTGTGAGGTGGAGCGGTTGCTACTCGTCCTGATCAAACGCTTTTTCGGTAAGCAAGGTCCGGTTCAGCAGCCTCCAGATGAAGATGGGCCGGACGCTCCGGAAGCTATTGTAGAGCGGATACGGGCCGGCGAAGCATCCCGCGACGAATTCATTCAGGCTTACAAGCCGTATATCGTCAAGGTTACGAGCCGGTTTTGCAAACGATATATCGATCCTGCGCGCGACGACGAATTCAGCATTGCGCTCAGCGCGTTCGACGAGGCGATCAGCCAATATGCCAGCCATGCAGGAAAATCGTTTCTCGGCTTTGCCGAAACGGTCATTCGGCGTAGGCTTATTGACCATGTCCGAAAAGAGCAGCGCCATTCTCATACGATCCCGTACAGCTCCTTCGACATGATCGACGAAGAGGAACAGACGGTCAATCCGATCGAAATTCAGGAAGCGATGCAGCGTTACGAGGCGGATCGCGAAGCCGGCGAACGACGGCTCGAAATCGCCGATTATCATAAACGTCTCGGCCGCTTCGGCATATCGTTCGCCGAGCTGCCGGAGCTGTCGCCGAAGCATACCGATTCGCGCAGGCTGCTTGTCTCGATCGGCCTGCTGCTTGCCGGACGGAATGCGCTGTTCGAGACGCTGCAGGCGTCGCAGAAGCTGCCGGTCAAGGAGCTGTGCGAGCTCGCCGGCGTTTCGCGCAAAACAATTGAACGAAACCGAAAATATATTATCGCCATCGCGCTGTTACATCATGGGGATTTTCCGTATCTGCAGCAGTATTTGCAGCCAATGCCGGACCCGAAGGCGGATGAGGAAAGGGGAGCAAGGGCATGA
- a CDS encoding leucyl aminopeptidase: MSVRFTYGGAAEAGAFDTVVQFVTKEELQRADAEWIHPQLDLALRDHYAKELFRAEPMETLCLPTLGLLPAAYVIYTGIAHAGLSADGLRDAAAASAKAARRLKAAAVQQLVPHAVMTGSQEYTLRQAAQALTEGYALGLFTRRTEKKDHEKRASSVRAVAFTPAAGAAEPDDAAAEWEAGIRRGSVFSEAVTLARDLTNLPGNRLTPELLAEQAESLAMEYGFDCEVIDEWTAAEQGMGGLLGVGQGSANPPRMIVLHYEGAPDNKAETYGLIGKGITFDTGGISLKRAEGMEAMISDMGGAAAVLGAMRIVGELKPKVNVVAVVPSAENMPSDRALKPGDVLTTMSGITVEVVNTDAEGRLVLADGLTTAIRRGATKLVDVATLTGAVTVALGNVATGAVTNDEQLMHQVVLAGKRAGERIWPLPAYPEYRRQLDSDAADMKNSGGRLAGTITGGLFIGAFAEERPWVHLDVAGTAWLDRERVWEPKGATGVMVRTLGELLTD; this comes from the coding sequence GTGAGCGTTCGGTTTACATATGGCGGTGCCGCGGAGGCCGGCGCCTTCGATACGGTCGTGCAGTTCGTGACGAAGGAGGAGCTGCAGCGGGCGGACGCGGAATGGATCCATCCGCAGCTCGATCTCGCGCTGCGCGATCACTATGCCAAGGAGCTGTTCAGGGCGGAGCCGATGGAGACGCTCTGTCTGCCGACGCTGGGGCTGCTCCCGGCAGCCTACGTCATTTATACGGGCATCGCTCATGCCGGTTTGTCGGCGGACGGCCTTCGCGATGCGGCTGCGGCGTCGGCCAAAGCGGCAAGGCGTCTGAAGGCGGCCGCCGTGCAGCAGCTCGTGCCCCATGCCGTCATGACCGGCTCGCAGGAATATACGCTCCGTCAGGCGGCGCAGGCGCTGACTGAAGGGTATGCGCTCGGACTGTTTACGCGCAGGACGGAGAAGAAGGATCACGAAAAACGAGCGTCGAGCGTTCGGGCCGTAGCGTTCACGCCGGCCGCAGGCGCGGCGGAGCCTGATGACGCGGCCGCGGAATGGGAAGCCGGCATCCGCCGGGGCTCCGTATTTTCGGAGGCGGTGACGCTGGCCCGCGATTTGACGAATTTGCCGGGCAATCGGCTGACGCCGGAGCTGCTCGCCGAGCAGGCGGAGTCGCTCGCCATGGAATACGGCTTCGATTGCGAGGTCATCGATGAATGGACCGCCGCCGAGCAGGGGATGGGCGGCCTCCTGGGCGTCGGCCAGGGCAGCGCCAATCCGCCGCGCATGATCGTGCTGCATTATGAAGGCGCGCCGGATAACAAGGCGGAGACGTACGGGCTGATCGGCAAAGGCATCACCTTCGATACCGGCGGCATTTCGCTGAAGCGGGCGGAAGGGATGGAGGCGATGATCTCCGACATGGGCGGCGCAGCCGCCGTGCTTGGCGCGATGCGGATCGTCGGCGAGCTGAAGCCGAAGGTCAATGTCGTCGCCGTCGTACCTTCTGCCGAGAATATGCCATCGGACCGCGCGCTGAAGCCGGGCGATGTGCTGACCACAATGAGCGGGATTACCGTGGAGGTGGTCAACACGGACGCGGAAGGCCGCCTTGTGCTGGCCGACGGCCTGACCACGGCGATTCGCCGCGGCGCGACGAAGCTGGTCGATGTCGCCACGCTGACCGGCGCCGTTACCGTCGCGCTCGGCAACGTCGCCACCGGCGCGGTGACGAACGACGAGCAGCTGATGCATCAGGTCGTGCTCGCAGGCAAGCGGGCCGGGGAGCGCATATGGCCGCTTCCGGCCTACCCCGAATACCGCCGCCAGCTCGACAGCGACGCCGCGGATATGAAGAACAGCGGCGGCCGGCTCGCCGGCACGATTACGGGCGGCCTGTTTATCGGGGCGTTCGCCGAGGAACGGCCTTGGGTCCACCTCGACGTCGCCGGTACGGCCTGGCTGGACCGGGAACGCGTCTGGGAGCCGAAGGGCGCAACCGGCGTGATGGTCCGGACGCTTGGCGAGCTGCTGACGGACTGA
- a CDS encoding ATP-binding protein, with translation MQAIRKRYFPALAEYIRSGSEASLFEATEIGKSLHGIHPEDIIAIHEESMQTLVANVESEEALQLYSRSFIFLIELMVAFRFRVQPEQTPEQRFSEMRDMLLNSHRSVRMVKNKYENVLQHMDSGIAIFDSDGILSFINLQMAKLLDIPRKTLIGCRLRDLFMHPGLKLGTRRTMLRLYRDMLLKRSRYFEFQDASGKHLLVTVTYGDQLDGDYLFSVKDVTEYKQIEQTAYQNDKLAMLGKIAAAIAHEIRNPLTSIRGFIQLLRPHLLQLGKEEYARIILAEIDRANDIIYEFLNSSKPSAPMKETVAISSLLKEVILLSESEAHMKGCQILFESYDEDLTISIDVKQMKQVILNIVRNAMDAISELEDERGGRIDIVTRRDGCFAEITVRDNGKGMDVSTKSKLFDPFFTTKAAGTGLGLSVSYRILRNHGGTIRVTSSAGEGTEFKIYLPLVG, from the coding sequence ATGCAGGCGATTCGAAAGCGCTATTTTCCGGCGCTTGCCGAATATATTCGAAGCGGCAGCGAAGCTTCGCTGTTTGAAGCAACGGAAATCGGTAAATCGCTCCATGGCATTCACCCGGAAGATATTATTGCTATACATGAGGAATCGATGCAGACGCTTGTCGCCAACGTCGAATCGGAAGAGGCGCTGCAGCTGTACAGCCGATCGTTCATCTTTTTGATCGAGCTGATGGTCGCCTTCCGTTTCCGTGTGCAGCCTGAACAAACGCCCGAGCAGCGGTTCAGCGAAATGCGGGACATGCTGCTGAATTCGCATCGTTCGGTCCGGATGGTCAAAAACAAGTATGAAAACGTGCTTCAGCATATGGACAGCGGCATCGCGATTTTCGACAGCGACGGCATCCTGTCCTTTATTAATCTTCAAATGGCCAAGCTGCTCGACATTCCCCGCAAAACGCTTATCGGCTGCAGGCTTCGCGACCTGTTCATGCACCCCGGCCTGAAGCTGGGCACCCGGCGCACCATGCTGCGGTTGTACAGGGATATGCTGCTGAAGCGAAGCCGGTATTTTGAATTTCAGGATGCCAGCGGGAAGCATCTGCTCGTCACGGTGACATACGGCGATCAGCTGGACGGCGATTATTTGTTCAGCGTCAAGGACGTCACGGAATATAAGCAGATCGAGCAGACGGCGTACCAGAACGACAAGCTGGCCATGCTCGGCAAAATCGCCGCGGCGATCGCCCACGAAATCCGTAATCCGCTGACGTCGATCCGCGGATTTATCCAGCTGCTCCGGCCGCATCTGCTGCAGCTCGGCAAGGAGGAGTACGCCCGCATCATTTTGGCCGAGATCGACCGTGCGAACGATATCATTTACGAGTTTCTGAACTCCTCGAAGCCTTCTGCGCCGATGAAGGAGACAGTCGCCATTTCGTCGCTGCTGAAGGAGGTAATCCTGCTGTCGGAAAGCGAAGCGCACATGAAAGGCTGCCAAATCCTGTTCGAGTCCTACGACGAGGATTTGACGATTTCCATCGATGTCAAGCAGATGAAGCAGGTGATCCTGAATATCGTGCGCAATGCGATGGATGCGATCAGCGAGCTGGAGGACGAGCGCGGCGGGCGCATCGACATTGTGACCAGGCGGGACGGCTGTTTCGCGGAAATTACGGTCCGCGACAACGGCAAAGGAATGGACGTCTCGACGAAATCGAAGCTGTTCGATCCGTTCTTCACGACGAAGGCGGCCGGTACGGGACTCGGTCTTTCCGTCAGCTACCGCATCTTGCGCAATCACGGCGGAACGATCCGCGTGACGAGCAGCGCGGGGGAAGGAACCGAGTTCAAGATCTATTTGCCATTGGTTGGGTAA
- a CDS encoding sulfite exporter TauE/SafE family protein: protein MSWQIVTMGLLVGFLVGLTGVGGASLLTPILLLIGINPSIAVGTDLLYNSITKFFGTIQHWRQKTIDFKIVKYLAFGSLPGAVFGVGASYLLSHVFDDGETVLKHVLGFILIIVSVITLLRQLLDKKLGDNRWQLKPIEDKRMLLILIGAVLGFIVGLTSVGSGSLFAVAMIYLFRLSGSQLVGTDIAHAFLLVTLSAILHSGLGNIDYGLTANLLIGSVPGVIIGSSLSAKVPSKPLRTVLAALLLISGVKLI, encoded by the coding sequence ATAAGTTGGCAAATCGTCACGATGGGGCTGCTGGTCGGATTTCTAGTCGGTTTAACCGGCGTAGGCGGAGCGTCGCTGCTCACGCCGATTTTACTGCTGATCGGCATTAATCCGAGTATAGCGGTCGGGACAGACCTGCTTTATAATTCAATTACGAAATTTTTCGGTACGATCCAGCATTGGCGCCAGAAGACGATCGACTTCAAGATCGTCAAATATTTGGCCTTCGGCAGCCTGCCCGGCGCGGTCTTCGGCGTCGGCGCGTCTTACCTGCTCAGTCATGTCTTCGACGACGGCGAGACGGTGCTGAAGCACGTGCTCGGCTTCATTCTGATCATCGTATCCGTCATTACGCTGCTGCGGCAGCTGCTCGACAAAAAGCTCGGCGACAACCGGTGGCAGCTGAAGCCGATTGAAGATAAACGCATGCTGTTAATTTTAATCGGCGCCGTACTCGGTTTTATCGTCGGCCTGACGTCGGTGGGCTCGGGTTCGCTGTTCGCCGTCGCCATGATTTATTTATTCCGGCTGAGCGGTTCTCAGCTTGTCGGCACGGATATCGCGCACGCGTTTTTGCTGGTGACGCTGTCCGCCATCCTACACTCGGGCCTCGGCAATATCGATTACGGGCTGACCGCGAATCTGCTGATCGGCTCCGTCCCCGGCGTCATTATCGGCAGCAGCCTGTCGGCGAAGGTGCCGTCGAAACCGCTGCGGACGGTGCTGGCGGCGCTGCTCCTGATCAGCGGCGTTAAATTGATTTGA
- the leuB gene encoding 3-isopropylmalate dehydrogenase, giving the protein MADVKKIAVIAGDGIGPEVVGEALKVLKKTEELFGYQFETEHGLFGGIAIDEKGTPLPQETLDICKKADAVLLGAVGGPKWDNNPKELRPETGLLGIRKALGLFSNIRPATVFDCLKEASTLKPEVLEGTDLIVVRELTGGIYFGEKFRREGAGGQEAVDTCVYNTAEVERIVRQAFEIARTRRKKLASVDKANVLETSRLWREVVNRIAPEYPDVELEHVLVDNCAMQLLRRPSSFDVIVTENMFGDILSDEAAMLTGSIGMLSSASLGEGSFGLYEPVHGSAPDIAGQGVSNPIATILSVALMFRLTFGYHEAAASIEEAVKSVLDAGHRTGDIAVDKSKAIGTSAMGDLIVAGMKK; this is encoded by the coding sequence ATGGCAGACGTAAAAAAAATCGCGGTCATCGCGGGCGACGGAATCGGTCCCGAAGTGGTCGGCGAGGCGCTGAAAGTGCTGAAAAAAACCGAGGAGCTGTTCGGTTATCAATTCGAGACCGAGCACGGCCTGTTCGGCGGCATCGCCATCGACGAGAAAGGGACGCCGCTGCCGCAGGAAACGCTCGATATTTGCAAAAAGGCCGATGCGGTGCTGCTTGGCGCCGTAGGTGGCCCGAAATGGGACAACAATCCGAAGGAGCTGCGTCCGGAAACCGGCCTGCTCGGCATCCGCAAAGCGCTCGGTTTGTTCTCCAACATCCGCCCGGCTACAGTATTCGACTGCCTGAAGGAAGCGTCGACTCTGAAGCCGGAGGTGCTTGAAGGGACCGATCTGATCGTTGTGCGCGAGCTGACGGGCGGCATTTACTTCGGCGAGAAATTCCGCCGCGAGGGGGCCGGCGGCCAGGAAGCGGTCGATACGTGCGTTTACAATACGGCCGAAGTGGAGCGCATTGTGCGCCAGGCGTTCGAAATCGCCCGGACGCGCCGCAAGAAGCTGGCGTCGGTCGATAAGGCGAACGTGCTCGAGACGTCGCGTCTGTGGCGCGAGGTTGTCAACCGGATCGCACCGGAATATCCGGATGTGGAGCTGGAGCATGTGCTGGTGGACAACTGCGCCATGCAGCTGCTGCGCCGCCCTTCGAGCTTCGATGTTATCGTAACGGAGAATATGTTCGGCGATATTTTGAGCGACGAAGCGGCGATGCTGACGGGCTCGATCGGTATGCTGTCGTCCGCATCGCTCGGCGAAGGCAGCTTCGGCCTGTACGAGCCGGTGCACGGCTCGGCGCCGGACATTGCCGGTCAAGGCGTCTCCAATCCGATCGCGACGATTCTGTCCGTCGCGCTCATGTTCCGCCTGACGTTCGGCTACCACGAGGCGGCCGCTTCGATCGAAGAGGCGGTCAAATCGGTGCTGGACGCCGGCCATCGCACAGGGGATATCGCGGTCGACAAGAGCAAGGCGATCGGCACTTCGGCGATGGGCGATTTGATCGTCGCAGGTATGAAAAAATAA
- a CDS encoding anti-sigma factor domain-containing protein, producing the protein MNRGIVMEIGKRHLVVLTPDGQFRKVPASKTAVVGEEIRYAEPAAYRRPRTLHSALIGAAAVILLLCVPVFVKQYASGSPVVAYLTMDINPSVELGVGEDDRVMELRAVNGDGAVITKGLPYKGQPVETVASAIMGRVKDSSYFHDGEGDVVITTVVVDKNHSSDFEAKLSEKVDDAVRKSLQKSPKEGEPLHVDVTTLSAPKELRDEANKQGVSAGKMAVYLLAKSNGYNIPLKELETRSIDDATEPLGGLEAVLDEPKKDAAPKQPDTVHAKTSGSDEKFEQQKQRLSELLKQEKQDKPPKPGHPSGKGEGRDGSGPHKSATGQKDDGRGRGGKPSPEDGHGPSNGKSKGDQPNAGDGRKTGWETGLPGVKPPASLWADWRPKNPEPDGLPGMKPPAGIWGGIRPEKPEIDGSPGWTNRNGGGQLGGGGEKTGRDRPDKNGNDSGGSGKSNTNSKGSDLRSSPEKTGADARVGDRSGGHGDVKNVSDGRHTDVKRVNPEKRETPKKTDRPGRPDSQGKQSNPDRPGLPDSQGKHSDRPGGLDSPGKQHGNSDRSGQPDSPGKHSNPDRPGQPDSPGRQHGNPGKQPDLADKQAANL; encoded by the coding sequence ATGAATCGCGGTATCGTGATGGAGATCGGCAAACGTCACCTTGTCGTATTGACGCCGGACGGTCAGTTTCGCAAAGTGCCCGCCAGCAAAACGGCCGTTGTCGGCGAAGAAATCCGGTACGCCGAACCGGCAGCCTACCGCAGGCCAAGGACGCTGCACAGTGCGCTGATCGGCGCGGCTGCGGTCATCCTCCTGCTCTGCGTCCCCGTTTTCGTCAAGCAGTACGCCTCGGGCTCCCCCGTCGTCGCCTATCTAACGATGGATATCAATCCGAGCGTCGAGCTCGGCGTCGGCGAAGACGACCGCGTCATGGAGCTGAGGGCGGTGAACGGCGACGGCGCCGTCATTACGAAAGGGCTTCCGTATAAGGGCCAGCCGGTCGAAACGGTGGCGTCGGCAATAATGGGCCGCGTCAAAGACAGCTCCTATTTTCATGACGGAGAGGGCGATGTCGTAATCACGACGGTCGTTGTCGACAAGAATCACTCGTCCGATTTCGAAGCGAAGCTTTCGGAGAAAGTCGACGACGCCGTACGCAAGTCGCTTCAGAAAAGTCCGAAGGAGGGCGAGCCGCTTCACGTTGACGTGACGACGCTTTCGGCCCCTAAAGAACTGCGCGACGAGGCGAACAAGCAGGGCGTCTCCGCCGGCAAAATGGCGGTGTACCTGCTGGCGAAAAGCAACGGCTACAATATACCGCTCAAGGAGCTGGAAACCCGTTCGATCGATGATGCGACGGAGCCGCTCGGCGGGCTGGAGGCGGTTTTGGACGAACCGAAAAAGGATGCGGCTCCGAAGCAGCCGGATACCGTGCACGCAAAAACGAGCGGCAGCGACGAAAAGTTTGAGCAGCAGAAACAGCGGTTGTCGGAGCTGCTGAAGCAGGAGAAGCAGGACAAACCGCCGAAGCCGGGGCATCCGTCCGGTAAGGGAGAAGGCAGGGACGGATCCGGACCGCACAAGTCTGCGACGGGCCAGAAGGATGACGGCAGGGGACGCGGCGGCAAGCCGTCGCCCGAAGACGGGCACGGCCCTTCGAATGGGAAATCGAAGGGCGATCAACCAAATGCGGGGGACGGGCGAAAGACTGGTTGGGAGACCGGTCTTCCGGGCGTTAAACCGCCGGCGAGTCTATGGGCTGACTGGCGCCCGAAAAACCCGGAGCCTGACGGGCTGCCGGGCATGAAACCGCCCGCCGGAATATGGGGCGGCATACGACCGGAAAAACCGGAGATTGACGGTTCGCCGGGCTGGACGAACCGGAACGGCGGCGGGCAGCTGGGCGGCGGCGGAGAAAAGACGGGCCGGGACAGGCCGGATAAAAACGGAAACGACAGCGGCGGCTCGGGCAAATCGAATACGAACTCAAAGGGGAGCGACCTTCGCTCCTCACCGGAGAAGACCGGGGCGGACGCCCGCGTCGGGGACCGGTCAGGCGGGCATGGGGACGTTAAAAACGTCTCGGATGGCCGCCATACTGACGTTAAACGGGTAAACCCGGAAAAAAGAGAAACACCGAAAAAAACGGACCGCCCTGGGCGGCCGGATTCTCAGGGCAAGCAAAGCAATCCGGACCGCCCTGGGCTGCCGGATTCTCAGGGCAAGCATTCGGATCGTCCTGGCGGGCTGGATTCTCCGGGCAAGCAGCACGGAAATTCGGATCGTTCTGGGCAGCCGGATTCTCCTGGAAAGCACAGCAATCCGGACCGCCCTGGGCAGCCGGATTCTCCGGGTAGGCAGCATGGCAATCCGGGAAAACAGCCGGATTTGGCGGATAAGCAAGCGGCAAACCTTTGA